The following are encoded together in the Blattabacterium cuenoti BPAA genome:
- the mreC gene encoding rod shape-determining protein MreC yields the protein MKWRFFIFFFLLESAAIFLSFSNSKFQQYIYDGSSNFMIGKIYETIHKLRNYFLLEIENKKLLNENKRLHNAQIFSKIRKISKDFKKEDINYLQQYTFTPVQIINNSIHEQENYITINKGSVDGIKPDMGIILYNGIAGIIIKTSPHFSIAISLLNQKIKVNARLKKNKYFGTLSWDGVDYEYVGLYDIPRHSTIHKGDIVETDGKSATFPEGIPIGRVHSYKLDEEHANYIIKVKLMANFSSIENAYVVKNLLKEEWNDVQLYKVENK from the coding sequence TTGAAATGGCGTTTTTTTATTTTCTTTTTTTTACTAGAATCCGCTGCTATTTTTCTTTCTTTTTCAAATTCAAAATTTCAACAATATATTTATGATGGTTCTTCCAATTTTATGATTGGAAAAATTTATGAAACCATACATAAACTTCGAAATTATTTTTTATTAGAAATTGAAAATAAAAAACTTTTAAATGAAAATAAAAGATTACATAATGCTCAAATATTTTCTAAAATAAGAAAAATATCTAAGGATTTTAAAAAAGAGGATATTAATTATTTACAACAATATACTTTTACTCCAGTACAAATTATAAATAACAGTATTCATGAACAGGAAAATTATATAACTATCAACAAAGGAAGTGTAGATGGAATAAAACCAGATATGGGGATTATATTATATAATGGAATTGCAGGGATTATTATAAAAACTTCTCCACATTTTAGTATAGCGATTTCTCTTTTAAATCAGAAAATTAAAGTTAATGCCAGACTAAAGAAAAATAAATATTTTGGAACTCTGAGTTGGGATGGAGTAGATTATGAATATGTAGGTTTATATGATATACCCAGACATTCCACTATCCATAAAGGAGATATAGTAGAAACAGATGGAAAATCAGCTACTTTTCCTGAAGGAATTCCTATTGGAAGAGTCCATTCCTATAAATTGGATGAAGAACATGCAAATTATATTATAAAAGTGAAACTCATGGCTAATTTTTCTTCGATAGAAAATGCTTATGTTGTAAAAAATTTATTAAAAGAAGAATGGAATGATGTTCAACTTTATAAAGTTGAAAATAAATAA
- a CDS encoding rod shape-determining protein, whose translation MGLVVDFMKNLFTQEIAIDLGTANTLIMHNNKVIVDLPSIIAIDVRTKKVLAVGEEAKQMQGKTHENIKIYKPLKDGVIADYQVAELMIKEFIKKVPGVNNKFFTPSLTMVICIPSGITEVEKRAVKDSAQHLNAKEVYLIEEPMAAAIGSGISVTKAEGNMIIDIGGGTTECGVIALGGIVCQKSIKIAGDVFTNDISYFLRSKYNLYIGERTAEKIKIDIGAAMESIENPPDDIHIQGRDLPTGKPKEMNLSYKETIPALDKSILRIEDAVMETLSRTPPELAADIYKTGIYMAGGGSLLRGLDRRISNKTGLSVSLVEDPLRAVVKGTGVALKNIDKFTFLMK comes from the coding sequence ATGGGTTTAGTCGTTGATTTTATGAAGAATCTTTTTACTCAAGAAATAGCTATAGATTTAGGAACAGCAAACACACTGATCATGCATAATAACAAAGTTATAGTTGATTTACCTTCAATAATAGCTATAGATGTGAGAACAAAAAAAGTATTAGCCGTAGGAGAGGAGGCTAAACAAATGCAGGGAAAAACACATGAAAATATTAAAATATACAAACCATTGAAAGATGGGGTCATTGCAGATTATCAAGTGGCCGAATTAATGATCAAAGAGTTCATAAAAAAAGTTCCAGGTGTTAATAACAAATTTTTTACTCCATCATTAACGATGGTCATTTGCATTCCATCTGGAATAACAGAAGTAGAAAAAAGAGCAGTAAAAGACTCAGCTCAACATCTTAATGCTAAAGAAGTTTATCTTATTGAAGAACCTATGGCAGCTGCTATTGGTTCAGGAATTTCTGTAACTAAAGCAGAAGGAAATATGATCATTGATATAGGAGGTGGAACAACAGAATGTGGAGTGATAGCTTTAGGAGGTATAGTATGTCAAAAATCTATAAAAATAGCTGGAGATGTTTTTACAAATGATATATCCTATTTTCTTCGTTCTAAATATAATCTGTATATTGGAGAAAGAACTGCAGAAAAAATAAAAATAGATATAGGAGCGGCTATGGAATCCATAGAAAACCCTCCAGATGATATTCATATACAGGGAAGAGATCTTCCTACAGGAAAACCTAAAGAAATGAATCTTTCTTATAAAGAAACAATTCCAGCTCTAGATAAATCAATTTTACGAATTGAGGATGCCGTAATGGAAACCCTTTCTAGAACTCCACCGGAACTTGCAGCAGATATTTATAAAACAGGAATATACATGGCAGGTGGAGGTTCTCTTCTCAGAGGGTTAGATCGAAGGATATCCAATAAAACAGGTCTTTCTGTTTCTTTAGTGGAGGACCCTTTGAGAGCTGTAGTAAAAGGAACAGGAGTGGCACTAAAAAATATTGATAAATTTACATTTTTAATGAAATAG
- the folK gene encoding 2-amino-4-hydroxy-6-hydroxymethyldihydropteridine diphosphokinase, with product MKEHDVFLLQGSNKENKKKYLDQSLILISDELGKVIKISSYFESEAWNMKNYSIFYNRAIHIKTNYSPIDLLKKILNIEFFIGRRKNSCQGEYQNREIDIDILFYDHIMIYSFILKIPHPLLHLRRFVLEPMCEIAPNQNHPMFNLTILEILGLCIDKLYVKKISK from the coding sequence TTGAAAGAACATGATGTCTTTTTGTTACAAGGAAGTAACAAAGAAAATAAAAAAAAATATTTGGACCAATCTTTAATTTTGATATCGGACGAACTTGGAAAAGTTATTAAAATTTCATCATATTTTGAAAGTGAAGCATGGAATATGAAAAATTATTCTATTTTTTATAATAGAGCTATACACATAAAAACAAATTATTCTCCTATTGATCTTTTAAAAAAGATTTTGAATATAGAATTTTTTATAGGAAGAAGAAAAAATTCTTGTCAAGGAGAGTATCAAAACCGAGAAATCGATATAGATATTTTATTTTATGATCATATCATGATTTATAGTTTTATTTTGAAAATTCCACATCCATTATTACATTTACGAAGATTTGTTTTAGAACCTATGTGTGAAATTGCTCCAAATCAAAATCATCCAATGTTTAATTTAACTATCCTAGAAATTTTAGGATTATGTATAGATAAATTATATGTAAAAAAAATTTCAAAATAA
- a CDS encoding putative LPS assembly protein LptD: MHQIRFSVYIIILFISSVSIFYGNEKKENNDEISNHHDIKNEFFLLKDIFKYKSDIQEHDIKEGKSYLKGNATIEYHNTKVEADYIEFDWKNGDLYAKSKEKSIFFQKENQQYFFRTIHWNLNKKIGEAKNFFLKEKNYIVIADDILKRKEDILMKKVIYTSDPFFLENKDNFPDLYLKTEKLKYSFSKKYIFSGPIFFYLYRVPMPIFFPFLYIPITKLNQTSYSGIMYPKFGIQNKKIYMKDIGLFFPISNFLNLKMNASIYNPETWKIKTKIEYKLNKYNDHGLINFDYQNMSHKQKNYLFQWEHNSDFKSNSEINFNANINYDNIFLYNKNYSYVNIRKKFSNYLWFMDIYMIQNKEKKEIKFLIPELILHTKNVLFHDKKNFFLSQVNLENRFHFNNSIDFQKVKYFHSGLLFNHNMNMTAYFPFFYPYLKISSKIFYQDFYAWNSPDFQISSFQKMDFSTNIVSIPFYKIWKFKNKALLKHQIQPILSFHIMYFPPVFYNVKNHFEKRINLIFNNDWIIKNPWNCVVDSCEKIKIIKEINSSFIVDHNFIKWEKFQIMGDIDLTKNLKTKYKAGINFEKEEKKNKMIYFDFSFSSHYDINLFSIKNEFKKKGKNRYDYFFFDQNNYAKYSIPLNLKIDFHSNYENDLNKKKLFQTLLSLNGSVNITKYWTISFHTDYDLLKNKIIFSNIIFDRDLRSFKMSFNWIRNSSWSFFIGLKDPNFRNIIQYNEKN, from the coding sequence TTGCATCAAATTCGATTTTCTGTTTACATCATAATATTATTCATTTCTTCCGTTTCTATTTTTTACGGAAATGAAAAAAAAGAAAATAATGATGAAATATCTAATCATCATGATATAAAAAATGAATTCTTTTTGTTGAAAGATATTTTCAAATATAAGTCAGATATACAAGAACATGACATAAAAGAAGGAAAATCATATTTAAAAGGAAATGCCACTATAGAATATCATAATACAAAAGTTGAAGCAGATTATATAGAATTTGATTGGAAAAATGGAGATTTATATGCAAAATCAAAAGAAAAATCTATTTTTTTTCAAAAGGAGAATCAACAATATTTTTTTAGAACAATTCACTGGAATTTAAACAAAAAAATAGGAGAAGCAAAAAATTTTTTTTTAAAAGAAAAAAATTATATTGTGATAGCTGATGATATTTTAAAAAGAAAAGAGGATATTTTAATGAAAAAAGTAATATATACATCAGATCCTTTTTTTTTAGAAAATAAAGATAATTTTCCTGATTTATACTTAAAAACAGAAAAATTAAAATATTCTTTTTCAAAAAAATATATTTTTTCTGGTCCAATTTTTTTCTATTTATATAGAGTTCCAATGCCTATTTTCTTTCCGTTTTTATATATTCCTATAACAAAATTGAACCAAACATCTTATAGTGGAATTATGTATCCAAAATTTGGAATACAAAACAAAAAAATATACATGAAAGATATAGGATTATTTTTTCCCATTTCTAATTTTTTAAATTTAAAAATGAATGCCTCCATATATAATCCTGAAACATGGAAAATTAAAACAAAAATAGAATATAAATTGAACAAATATAATGATCATGGATTGATCAATTTTGATTATCAAAATATGTCGCATAAACAAAAAAACTATCTATTTCAATGGGAACATAACTCAGATTTTAAATCAAATTCTGAAATAAATTTCAATGCCAATATTAATTATGATAATATTTTTCTATACAATAAAAATTACTCTTATGTAAACATAAGAAAAAAGTTTTCTAATTATTTATGGTTTATGGATATTTATATGATTCAAAATAAAGAAAAAAAAGAAATTAAATTTCTAATTCCAGAACTAATTTTACACACAAAAAATGTGCTCTTTCATGATAAAAAAAACTTTTTTTTAAGTCAGGTTAATCTTGAAAATAGATTTCATTTTAATAATTCTATAGATTTTCAAAAAGTAAAATACTTCCATTCTGGATTATTATTTAATCACAATATGAACATGACGGCTTATTTTCCTTTTTTTTATCCTTATTTAAAAATTTCATCTAAAATTTTCTATCAGGATTTTTATGCATGGAATTCTCCTGATTTTCAGATTTCAAGTTTTCAAAAGATGGATTTTTCAACAAATATAGTATCTATCCCATTTTATAAAATTTGGAAATTTAAAAATAAAGCCCTATTGAAACATCAAATTCAACCTATTTTATCTTTTCATATAATGTATTTTCCTCCCGTTTTTTATAACGTAAAAAATCATTTTGAAAAAAGAATAAATTTGATTTTCAATAATGATTGGATCATAAAAAATCCATGGAATTGTGTTGTTGATTCTTGTGAAAAAATAAAAATTATAAAAGAAATAAACTCCTCATTTATTGTTGATCATAATTTTATAAAATGGGAAAAATTTCAAATTATGGGTGATATTGATTTAACAAAAAATCTGAAAACAAAATATAAAGCAGGAATAAATTTTGAGAAAGAAGAAAAAAAAAATAAAATGATATATTTTGATTTTTCTTTTTCTTCTCATTATGACATCAATTTGTTTTCTATAAAAAATGAATTTAAAAAAAAAGGGAAAAATCGTTATGATTATTTTTTTTTCGATCAAAACAATTATGCAAAATATTCAATTCCATTGAATTTAAAAATTGATTTTCATTCCAATTATGAAAATGATTTGAATAAGAAAAAATTGTTCCAAACTTTGTTAAGTTTGAATGGATCTGTAAATATCACAAAATATTGGACAATCAGTTTTCATACAGATTATGATTTATTGAAAAATAAAATCATATTTTCTAATATAATTTTTGATAGAGATTTAAGAAGTTTTAAAATGAGTTTCAATTGGATAAGAAATTCTTCCTGGTCTTTTTTCATAGGATTAAAAGATCCTAATTTCAGAAATATTATACAGTATAATGAAAAAAACTAA
- a CDS encoding Rid family detoxifying hydrolase has translation MIPKKFSINKIPSYGPYNTCVFIKGFLFVSGQIALDQNTEKLVSDNIEMETKKVMENIEIILSENGIGFQNVIKTSVFVTDINFIPKINHVYSQFFHEGSYPARETVQVSGLPKNANVEISLIAYKN, from the coding sequence ATGATACCAAAAAAATTTTCAATCAATAAAATTCCATCTTATGGTCCATATAATACATGTGTTTTTATCAAAGGTTTTTTATTCGTTTCCGGACAAATAGCGCTAGATCAAAATACGGAAAAATTAGTTTCCGATAATATAGAAATGGAAACAAAAAAAGTAATGGAGAATATAGAAATTATTCTTTCAGAAAATGGAATAGGATTTCAAAATGTTATAAAAACTTCTGTTTTTGTAACAGATATAAATTTTATTCCTAAAATAAATCATGTATATTCCCAATTTTTTCATGAAGGAAGTTATCCAGCCAGAGAAACTGTACAAGTTTCTGGGCTTCCTAAGAATGCTAATGTTGAAATATCTTTAATTGCATACAAAAATTAA
- a CDS encoding OstA-like protein translates to MKYGFLIFIIFLLLSLNRTFSISNKEKKTIQIIHADLIQNNENQNFVLTGDIHLKYDKYHLFCDKVIYDKKNHKFYGYGNVRLASGKNKIISQNIVGNFFDFQLSGKVVLYQEKTKLTADTINFNLKKKLLQAINNVVLFFDKVQLITNMLEYNLISNQIFYKKKSILHYGNYTICSKEGFFYINKKKIELKHEIKLIGKNYTVYANTLVYLFKQDQIHFHDPAIIVQNTNFDNFIYTKKALFSFRKKTFLFKNYVSIHYNGKIVRGEYLFFDQNKKCGFMRNIFLENTKQKYFFISSGYGKFDLHSGFLILKQDPKIIKTSKNNSVFIHSNILKINLKKNDTYSIQAFSIKSFFLNRTENIQGTCNFFHYESSNGDMKFDGNPILWFHNQKITGKTIYIQNDEENDSIIKNIKIIKNASYIEKINSEEFNQIEGDIITGFFNKENSLEKVIIQGNINSIFFLYPLNKEKKIINKSSCEILSIYLDKSKKIRKIYCEKKARSELIPIDQKTPKKFLYLSKFDWKEKDKPKNNQKLLIHKEIEKYKEESLLEKKTIENMVKNK, encoded by the coding sequence GTGAAATATGGATTTTTAATTTTTATTATTTTTTTATTATTGTCATTAAACAGAACATTTTCTATTTCTAATAAAGAAAAAAAAACTATACAAATCATTCATGCAGATTTGATTCAAAATAATGAGAATCAAAATTTTGTTTTGACAGGAGATATTCATTTAAAATATGATAAGTATCATCTTTTTTGTGATAAGGTTATATATGATAAAAAAAATCATAAATTTTATGGATATGGAAATGTAAGATTAGCATCAGGAAAAAATAAAATAATATCTCAGAATATAGTAGGAAATTTTTTTGATTTTCAACTATCAGGGAAGGTTGTTCTATATCAAGAAAAAACAAAGTTGACAGCGGATACTATTAATTTTAATTTAAAAAAAAAATTACTTCAAGCTATCAACAATGTTGTTCTATTTTTTGATAAAGTCCAATTAATAACTAATATGTTGGAATATAATTTGATATCAAATCAAATTTTTTATAAAAAAAAAAGCATTCTCCATTATGGAAATTATACCATATGTAGTAAAGAAGGTTTTTTTTACATTAATAAAAAAAAAATAGAGTTAAAACATGAAATAAAATTGATTGGAAAAAATTATACTGTATATGCCAATACGTTAGTATATCTCTTTAAACAAGATCAAATCCATTTTCATGATCCCGCTATCATAGTACAAAATACAAATTTTGATAATTTCATTTATACTAAAAAAGCACTGTTTTCATTTCGAAAAAAAACATTTTTATTTAAAAATTATGTAAGCATTCATTATAATGGTAAAATTGTAAGAGGAGAATATTTATTTTTTGATCAAAATAAAAAATGTGGATTTATGAGAAATATTTTTTTAGAAAATACAAAACAAAAATATTTTTTTATAAGTAGTGGATATGGAAAGTTTGATCTTCATTCTGGTTTTTTAATCTTAAAACAAGATCCAAAAATTATAAAAACATCAAAAAATAACTCGGTTTTTATTCACTCAAATATCTTGAAAATAAATCTAAAAAAAAATGATACATATTCCATTCAAGCTTTTTCTATTAAAAGCTTTTTTTTGAATAGAACTGAAAACATTCAAGGAACATGTAATTTTTTCCATTATGAATCTTCAAATGGTGATATGAAATTTGATGGAAATCCAATATTATGGTTTCATAATCAAAAAATAACTGGAAAAACAATATATATTCAAAATGATGAAGAAAATGATTCTATAATCAAGAATATAAAAATTATAAAAAATGCTTCTTACATAGAAAAAATAAATTCTGAAGAATTTAATCAGATAGAAGGAGATATCATCACTGGATTTTTTAATAAAGAAAATTCTTTAGAAAAAGTGATAATTCAAGGAAATATTAATAGCATTTTTTTTCTTTATCCTCTTAATAAAGAAAAAAAAATAATTAATAAATCATCTTGTGAAATTTTATCAATTTACTTGGATAAATCAAAAAAAATCAGAAAAATCTATTGCGAAAAAAAAGCACGTTCAGAGTTGATTCCGATTGATCAAAAAACACCTAAAAAATTTCTTTATCTATCCAAATTTGATTGGAAAGAAAAAGATAAACCAAAAAACAATCAAAAACTTCTTATCCATAAAGAAATAGAAAAGTATAAAGAAGAAAGTTTGTTAGAAAAAAAAACAATCGAAAATATGGTAAAAAATAAATAG
- a CDS encoding aspartate aminotransferase family protein — MKKKKLEKDFFQYQTQINPYPMNIMVNYAEGSYIYGTDGKKYLDFVAGVSVNVLGHGNPKIKEAIKKQVDQYLHTMVYGEFIHNPCVSLCKKISENIPHPLTTTYLVNSGTEAVEGALKLAKCYTKREEIISCKWSYHGSTHGSMSVMGYEDYKRSFRPLLPLVKFITFNHVEELMDSITEKTACVILETIQCSSGIILPNNSFLKEVRKQCYKKKALMILDEIQTGFGRTGKLFAFEHYEIVPDILIIGKGMGGGMPISGFVSSKKIMKTFRNIVPLGHLTTFGGNAVSASASLATLNQLLNSDIIEQVSVKEKWIREYLVHNEIKNIHGKGLFLSLELKNKEKVEKVLKTCIKKGLILFRFLFHNNYIRISPPLTITKEEIQKGCSIIIESLNKL, encoded by the coding sequence ATGAAAAAAAAAAAATTAGAAAAAGATTTTTTTCAATATCAAACTCAAATCAATCCGTATCCTATGAATATTATGGTAAATTATGCTGAAGGAAGTTATATTTATGGAACAGATGGAAAAAAATATTTAGATTTTGTAGCAGGTGTTTCCGTAAATGTATTAGGACATGGAAATCCAAAAATTAAAGAAGCTATAAAAAAACAAGTAGATCAATACTTGCATACTATGGTATATGGAGAATTCATACACAATCCTTGTGTAAGTTTATGTAAAAAAATATCAGAAAATATTCCACATCCACTTACTACCACTTATTTAGTAAATTCTGGAACAGAAGCAGTAGAAGGTGCTTTAAAATTAGCTAAGTGTTATACGAAAAGGGAAGAAATTATTTCTTGTAAATGGTCTTATCATGGAAGTACACATGGTTCTATGAGTGTTATGGGATATGAGGATTATAAAAGGTCTTTTAGACCTCTGTTACCTTTAGTAAAATTTATTACATTTAATCATGTCGAAGAATTAATGGATTCTATTACAGAAAAAACTGCTTGTGTAATTTTAGAAACTATTCAATGTTCTTCTGGAATTATATTACCTAATAATTCTTTTTTAAAAGAAGTAAGAAAACAGTGCTATAAAAAAAAAGCATTGATGATACTTGACGAAATCCAAACCGGATTTGGAAGAACAGGAAAACTTTTTGCATTTGAACATTATGAAATCGTCCCTGATATTTTAATAATAGGAAAAGGAATGGGAGGTGGAATGCCTATCAGTGGATTTGTCTCATCCAAAAAAATTATGAAAACTTTTAGGAATATTGTTCCTTTAGGACATTTAACTACTTTTGGAGGAAATGCCGTTTCTGCTTCTGCTTCTTTAGCTACTTTGAATCAACTTCTCAATTCAGATATCATAGAACAAGTGTCAGTGAAAGAAAAATGGATTCGGGAATATTTGGTTCATAATGAAATCAAAAACATTCATGGAAAAGGTCTTTTTCTTTCTTTAGAATTAAAAAATAAAGAGAAGGTAGAAAAAGTTTTAAAAACTTGTATAAAAAAAGGATTAATATTATTTCGTTTTTTATTTCATAACAATTACATACGTATATCTCCCCCATTAACTATCACAAAAGAAGAAATTCAAAAAGGATGTTCTATTATTATTGAAAGTTTAAATAAACTTTAA
- the truA gene encoding tRNA pseudouridine(38-40) synthase TruA, whose amino-acid sequence MRFFIELAYNGKHFFGWQTQKKVSTVEEKLEYCLSKLLKTSINIVGASRTDKGVHAKQMFAHFDFEKEIKNNLVNRLNVFLPESIKVFNIFPVKENIHARFDAVKRTYKYYLTQEKNPFNQDFSWYCFYHPLNIQKMNIASKKLMEYKDFSSFCKKKTNKNEKENNVCKIYHADWSSENKNVLCFTIEANRFLRSMVRSIIGTLIDVGRNKISINEFIKIIELKNSNFCKIIVPACGLFLTQILYPEEIFL is encoded by the coding sequence TTGAGATTTTTTATTGAATTGGCTTATAATGGAAAACATTTTTTTGGATGGCAAACTCAAAAAAAAGTAAGTACGGTAGAAGAAAAATTAGAATATTGTTTATCAAAACTATTAAAAACATCTATAAATATTGTAGGTGCTAGTAGAACGGATAAAGGAGTACATGCTAAACAAATGTTTGCTCATTTTGATTTCGAAAAAGAAATCAAAAATAATCTCGTAAATAGATTAAATGTTTTTCTACCTGAATCTATTAAAGTATTCAATATTTTTCCAGTAAAAGAAAATATTCATGCAAGATTTGATGCTGTAAAACGAACATATAAATATTATTTAACGCAAGAAAAAAATCCATTTAATCAAGATTTTTCTTGGTACTGTTTTTATCATCCATTAAATATTCAAAAAATGAATATAGCCTCAAAAAAACTTATGGAATATAAGGATTTTAGTTCCTTTTGCAAGAAAAAAACTAATAAAAATGAAAAGGAAAACAATGTATGTAAAATTTATCACGCAGATTGGTCTTCTGAAAATAAAAATGTTTTATGTTTTACTATTGAAGCTAATCGATTTTTAAGATCTATGGTTAGGTCTATTATAGGTACACTTATTGATGTGGGAAGAAACAAAATTAGTATCAATGAATTTATAAAAATTATAGAATTGAAAAATTCTAATTTTTGCAAAATTATAGTTCCTGCATGTGGGTTATTTCTGACTCAAATTCTCTATCCGGAAGAGATTTTTTTATGA
- a CDS encoding ABC transporter ATP-binding protein, producing the protein MNNKNLNQTKSSLKQLILISLNYRLTLISTIIISILISFISAYRPKLIQKAIDIHILYRDFLGLKNILILIIMLLFLESIFHFILLYLSNVLAQNVIKKIRILLFEKLLHFKNSFFNRTPIGKLVSYSVSDIETIAVIFNDGILLVAGDVLRIIMIIIMMYTVHQKLSFIVFFTIPFMYIITRFFQKTLKKTFQEERIQTSRLNSFLQENIVGMSIIQLFHKEKEEYLKFESINRKLMNAHFKTIFYFSIFFPIVEIISGITISIIIFYGGFHAIEKIGNVKPGQIIAFIFFIYLLFRPMRQIADRFNIIQRGIAGIERIFSILNSKEFIPPNRGNLRFEKLKGHIVFNNVHFSYIDNEMVLNGISFEIQPGEKVAIVGATGSGKSTITYLISRFYDIKKGNIWIDGSSIQDIELKNLRSHIRVVTQDTFLFNDSIINNVTLGDPSISIGKIEDMAKKIGIHNFITSLPNGYKSIVKEKGNLLSIGEKQLISFLRVQMHPYSVLILDEATASLNKELEKMIYQTTDLLTKDKTSIIITHRISTLENSDKILVIDKGSIVEEGTHQKLIQLNGYYAGLYKESFEKKQSNN; encoded by the coding sequence ATGAATAATAAAAATTTGAATCAAACAAAATCTTCCTTAAAACAGTTGATTCTAATTTCTTTAAATTATAGACTTACATTAATATCAACAATTATTATTTCTATATTAATTTCCTTCATTTCTGCTTATCGTCCTAAATTAATACAAAAAGCTATAGATATTCATATTCTTTATAGAGATTTTTTAGGCCTGAAAAATATACTGATATTAATAATTATGCTTCTTTTTTTAGAAAGTATATTTCATTTTATTTTATTATATCTATCTAATGTATTGGCTCAAAATGTCATTAAAAAAATTAGAATTCTTTTATTTGAAAAATTATTACACTTTAAAAATTCTTTTTTTAATAGAACTCCAATAGGGAAATTGGTGTCTTATTCTGTATCAGACATAGAAACTATAGCCGTAATATTTAATGATGGAATTCTACTTGTTGCTGGAGATGTTTTAAGAATTATTATGATTATTATTATGATGTATACAGTTCATCAAAAATTATCTTTTATAGTTTTTTTCACTATTCCTTTTATGTATATCATTACTCGTTTTTTCCAAAAAACGTTAAAAAAAACGTTTCAAGAAGAACGCATTCAAACTTCACGTTTGAATAGTTTTTTACAAGAAAATATTGTAGGAATGTCTATTATTCAACTTTTTCATAAAGAAAAAGAGGAATACTTGAAATTTGAATCTATTAATCGTAAATTAATGAATGCTCATTTTAAAACCATTTTTTATTTTTCTATTTTTTTTCCTATAGTAGAAATAATTTCTGGAATTACAATAAGTATTATCATATTTTACGGAGGTTTTCATGCTATTGAAAAAATAGGAAATGTAAAACCAGGACAAATTATTGCGTTTATTTTTTTTATTTATCTTCTTTTCCGTCCTATGCGACAAATAGCTGATAGATTCAATATCATACAAAGAGGAATAGCTGGAATAGAACGTATATTCTCTATATTAAATTCTAAAGAATTTATTCCTCCTAATAGAGGGAATTTACGTTTTGAAAAATTAAAGGGACATATTGTATTTAATAATGTTCATTTTTCTTATATAGATAATGAAATGGTATTAAATGGAATTTCTTTTGAAATTCAACCAGGGGAAAAAGTTGCTATAGTAGGAGCTACAGGGTCTGGAAAATCTACGATTACTTATTTAATTTCTAGATTTTATGATATAAAAAAAGGTAATATTTGGATCGATGGATCTTCTATTCAAGATATAGAGTTAAAAAATTTAAGATCCCATATTAGAGTAGTTACACAAGATACTTTTTTGTTTAATGATTCAATCATTAATAATGTTACTTTAGGAGATCCGTCTATTAGTATTGGGAAAATAGAAGACATGGCAAAAAAAATAGGAATCCATAATTTTATTACATCTTTGCCTAATGGATATAAATCCATAGTAAAAGAAAAAGGAAATTTACTCTCTATTGGGGAAAAACAATTGATTTCTTTTTTAAGAGTTCAAATGCATCCTTATTCCGTACTAATATTAGATGAAGCTACTGCATCATTAAATAAAGAATTAGAGAAAATGATTTATCAAACTACGGATCTTTTAACGAAAGATAAAACTTCTATTATTATTACTCACCGTATTTCTACATTAGAAAATTCTGATAAAATATTAGTTATAGATAAAGGATCTATTGTAGAAGAAGGGACTCATCAAAAATTAATTCAATTGAATGGATATTATGCTGGATTATATAAAGAATCTTTTGAGAAAAAACAATCTAACAATTAA